The Salvelinus namaycush isolate Seneca chromosome 26, SaNama_1.0, whole genome shotgun sequence genomic sequence gtagggggtatacagaaaatagccctatttagtaaaagaccaagtccatatgatggcaagaacagctcaaataagcaaagagtccataattactttaagacatgaaggtcagtcaatccggaaaatttcaagaactttgaaagtttcttcaagtcagtcgcaaaaaccatcaaacgctatgatgaaactggctctcacgaagACCACCACtgtaaaggaagacccagagttacctctgctgcagaggatacattcattagagttaccagccttagaaattgcagcccaaataaatgcttcagagttcaagtaacagacacatctcaacatcaactgttcagaggagactgcgtgaatcaggccttcatggtcgaattgctacaatGAAACCATtagtaaaggacaccaataagaagaagagacttgcttgggccaagaaacacgagcaatggacattagactggtggaaatctgtcttttggtctgatgagtccaaatttgagatggtgggaactcattcaagactgttgaaaagcattccaggtgaagctggttgagagaatgccaagaatgtgcaaagctgttatcaaggcaaagggtggctactttgaagaatctcaaatataaaatatatgttgatttgtttaacacttttttggttactacatgattctataagtgttatttcatagttttgatgtcttcactattattctacaatgtagaaaataataaaaataaagaaaaacccttgaatgagtaggtgtgtccaaactgttgactggtactgtatataaatagcTAAACAGGTGGAGCTGAAAACACCTGCCCTGGATGATGGGTCGTCACTGCTCATTCACTAACATTTCATCTTCAGAACTCAATCTGACGTAGAGCTCACTGTTTGCACTTGACAACAAACTTTTTCAACACATCTCTTTTCCACCATCTTCAACAGATTCAGATTCAACCTCTGCCTCCCTCATTCTCTTcaacccctcttcctctctttcttgcCACCTCAAGTGACGCCATCTCTACTGCCACTCCATCATCTCTGAAAAGACATTCGCACACCAGTAGTCGTCTTGTATGATAACTACAACTACCATAATGCTGTTGGGATATCACAGAATTACCTCTTTGGCCTATCAACtcggttgtcactagttaccacaccCACACATTTCAAAATTCGCTATATCCAAAAAATTCATGAATTTATTTCCTTGCTTTTTTGTCTTAATTTAAGTTTAGGCATATATGGTTATGTTTCAAATCTGATTTTAAGAAggtaaattgtagaaatagggcgggtttagccataattatgatTTTGCCGCTCTGGTAACTAGTAACAACCGATCACCACCGCAACCCACTTCCCGACCATTACAGAACATTGCTCTACTCCACAGTTATGTCTGGGCTCCTCAGAACTATTTCAACCCGCACTGCTCTGGCACTGCGGGGACCCACGATCACCCAGAGGGCCAGTGTCTTCACCAGACCGGCTAAAGACCCTCTCGGCCCTTCCGTAAGTAGTTAACTTTACCTGTGGTCGTGAAACAGGCTAGAAGCTCGTAGCTGTTGAGGCATAAGCCATGTTGGGCCTGCTAGTTAATGTTAGCTTAAGTTGTTTAACTATGACTTTGGTTAGTGtcatagctagccagctaattccGCTGTGGTAGCGATGACACAGTGttgcatatattttattttagctAAACATCAATTGAACATTTTAGAGTTGAACTGGAAGGTCACATTAGACAGTTAACTGTAGGTCAGTTCATGACAGGCTGGGCAGGGATGCATAGCTACTATGGTAAACTAACGTTAACTAGGtgacacattttttatttaacctttatttaactaggcaagtcagttaataacaaattcttatttacaattacggtcTAACCCGGaggacactgggccaattgtgcgccgccctatgttactcccaatcacgaccggttgtgatacagcatggaatcgaaccagggtctgtagtgacgcatctagcactgaaagcagtgccttagacagccgCGCCACTCGCGGCCCCAGATCGCGGGATGTCGGACCTATTCCTGTTTTGTTTCTTCCTTTTAAAAATACATCTAATTTAGCAACTTTCCTATCAATGTAAAACTTTCTTTCTTTTTATGATAATAATTTGCAAACTTTTGTTGGTGTGATAATCTGCAAGGTCGTGTTAGCTATGTAGCTTGCTAACATGGCTAACCACTGATTCATCAGCAACAGGGCAGTGATCAGGAGAATGTCCATGATGGGGGCATTGTAGTTATGCCCCTAAATACATGTGTTAGGGGTCTATCCAGTGAACTGAAATTCTCAGAACAGAGATAGAAATGTAGCTAAATAGCTGCACTTAAATATCGTTTTGCAGGTCAGGAGTGTCCATATAGCCTTTTCCATCTGACATGATTCCTTGTACCACATGACATTGAGAAGTAATCATCTGTTTGACACATTTGAACATTCTCATTCTGTAACATTACACAACACCCTGAACATCGCACCATGCCATGAATAACCTAGTCCTGTTTACTCTACCATCCTTTCTATAGGAGTCCATCATCGGACTGGGCCTGTTCGCACTGGCTATCCTGGGACCTTCCGGTTGGATTCTCGCCAACATTGAGGACTACAAGAAGAAAGATTAACCTAACATGAACTCATGTTAATGGATGTTCTGTACATTCTCTACTTATTCAAGACCCTCCTGGgaccatcattacttcaagaacTCTGTGGAACAAATCCCCAACCTCCATGAACTACCTCTCCATCTCCACTTTACTCTCCTCACTCCTAGTTTACTCTTCAGCCCTTTGGAGAACCGTCTGCAAATAGAATGGCTGCACAACATCTCAAGAATTGTGAATTTTAATTGAACAAGCAGTATGTTACAATAATAAAACATAATTCAACTTTAAATATTCTAGTCTCAAATGTGCCTGTTTGTCAAGTGCCTCTCAATGATGCCAACACCACTCACTAAATAGCCTGGAGAAAAATAAGCTATAAGCTGTCTTTGATTTACTAAGTGTACTTTTGAAGTTactataaatcatttcacattcctgTAAAGAATGTTATTTTTGGGTTACCTTATGATGTGGTAAGAAAGTAGTCTGGGTACTGGtctttttagctaacattccacccTTTGCTACTCCTGCAAATTACctagtggaatgttagctaaagagagCAGTACCCATTCTAGTAAGAATGTACTTCAGCACTGATCTTCAAATGGGTGTATTTCATTCTAGTATCCACTTTTTTTCTTTCTATAGGCTTCAAATTTATTGAAGCCCCTTGCTTCCAAAGTGCGTCTAATGGTGATGTAAATTATGATTTCATTACAAAATGATCAACAGCACCATCTGTTGGCCAATAGCTGCTATTACAAGAACACGCTGCAATTGAAATGACCATTTctctcaattgctaaaacactaAAACCCATTGGCTGACCAAAGTTCTCAGTTGCCTGGACTCATTTAGCTAATTATGCAGTCTGTTGTCAATACCTTAAAACATTTCATATGGTAAAACACAATTTGCAGATCTCACTTAGACTTTTcagcaaaactctaaacacattctcattctcaaaacacattctgcactctaatgcacatgtcatccatactggtaaacacaagtggcaacaatcaaatacaaatagagaacacatgtcattgattgaacacaaccactcaaaattgatttaacctgtttcaaatgatgccACACAACCAATATAAGCCAGTTCAGAGAGcaaacaggttgttgaaggtgggAAGGATAAAGTCTGAGAATGGTAGAAGAAACAATGTGAGAGGACGAGAACGAGTGCATATGCGAGGAGGAGGGCAAGAAAGAGGAAGACAAAGAGTGGAAATATCTGATGAAATTCAAGCAACAGTTATAGACCATGTTCTTGTCCATGGACTGACAATGAGGGAAGCAGGACTTAGAGTGCAACCCAATTTGAGCTGATTTTCTGTGTCCACCAtagtaaggacattcagagaagagaacatgtacagtatactactgtatttttgtaattgcaaatttactgtactacactatatgCAGCTGTTTCAATAGAAATGTGTAAACTTAATCACTATGTATTGTACTGCATGAATATGTTTTGTAACTGTACAACTACTTTTTGTAGAATTGCAAGGCTGCCACATGCAGGTGGAAGGACAGCTATATTCACTCGGGAGCAAGAGGCCGTTATAGTTGGCATGGTCCTTCAAGATAATGCAATACGACTCAGAGAAATCCAGGAACGAgtgatacaacacaacacacacttccAGGGAATCGACAGTGTGAGCATTTCCACAATTGACCGTGTCCTCCATCGTAACAGGATGCGAATGAAACAAGTATACAGATTACCTTTTGAGCGCAACTCACCAAGGGTGAAAGAACTGCGAGCTCAGTATGTGTAAGTAAGTGTACATTCAGAAACATTTACTGTAATCCAGATTGTCTACAGTACTAACACATACTACTGTATGTGAATGACATTACCCTTCAGCACATACAATGTATGTGAATCAGAAGCCTAATTGTACTCTACAGTATAGCACTGTCTCTGTACGACTTACAaaatcctacatacagtatattgtatttctACACAGACAATATTTGGCTTGGAATCCTTGGACAGACTCTATGAGTTCATATTTGTCGATGAAGCAGGCTTCAATCtaacaaagaggagaaggagaggccgAAACATGATTGGACAGCGGGCCATTGTTGAAGTCCCTGGTCAACGAGGTGGCAATGTCACAATCTGTCCTGCTATCAGCAACCATGTTCaccgtgttctacatcaccatgtTACACTCGGGCCATATAACACCCAGCATTTTCTAAGATTTATTGCTAATCTAAGAGATATTTTATTTGAGCAGCAGGTTCAAGAGCAGCAGGGTCAAGAGCTAAATGAGAATCCCATTCCCACATATGTGATAGTGTGGGACAATGTCAGTTTCCACCGAGCTGCTCAGGTAAGGGAATGGTTTAACATCAATGGGCAGTTTATGAACTTGTACCTCCCTCCATACTCACCTTTCCTGAATCCGATTGAGTTTTTCTCCTCTTGGAGATGGAAAGTGTATGATAGACAACCCTACACCAGAGTAAATCTGCTGCAAGCCATGGATTTAGCCTGTGGTGATATAGGTGAGGAATCATGTCAGGGCTGGATACGGCACACGAGGCTTCTTCCCCCGTTGCCTCAGGAGGGACAATATTGCTTGTGATGTCGACGAAGTGCTCTGGCCTGACCCAGCCCAaagacaagaagaagcacattgatcacatgtttactcctttgatttttgtcccttttagtattgtatactgtagtacagtgcattgtaggctgtatactgtacaatggacaaattgtatggccctgaacattgtgctttccatttattaacagtactgactgctcaatagattttgactggttgcaggttcatatcaacaaagaacaagaattacagtatcacagagacaaaggacaagtttgtgagatgcagggtacagtactgtaaaaataggggtacaaggaggaggaagaacaaaaAACCTAATTGCAAAGAGCAAAGCAGAGTAgtaatttctgatcaattttgagctcctatgatagaacatgttttcgttcatcaaaagacaatgacaatattatttttttttagattaaaaatgtacttctccctgagaattgtatgttttgaacaatgtgttttctatttttcGGTGTATTGTTTACTGACTGCTTGAGTGTATATCATTTTGATCACTTTGTTTATGATTTGAGAGCAGTATTGATTTTGAACACAGGTAAAACTGTTTTGAGGCGAATGTTTCATTTTGCGAGAGGAGTCAGAGGTTATGTAAATAGTGCTTGAAGATGAGGTATTGTGTTTAATGTTTTCAGGAAATGGAGCAAGGTTTCAGAAATGGTGTTTTAGCAATGGAGAAAAACAGTAACACTAttacctttattaaactaggcaagtcagttaacacattcttattttcaatgacagcctagaaacagtgggtaaactgccttgttcaggggcagaacaacagatttttaccttgtcagctcagggattcaatcttgcaacctttcggttactagtccaatgctctaaccactaggctacctttcaCTACAGTGCATtacttttttttacacctttatggCTGCCTACACAAGTAGCGCAAATCTgatattttgcccaattattgagCCTATGTGCTAAGTCCCTtatggagttttttttttttttatttggctCCATTTCATTTGTTAGTGTACCTTTTTAAACAAATATTGAGTCTGCATTTGAAAGTTTGAGTGTACAGAGTTGTGTTCTTCTGTTACCCCTTCTGTTACCCTCTTCTGTTACCCCTTATTTATTGAATATGTCCATCTTGGTTTTTTTTATCGCCATCAGGTTAAAACAGACAGGAGTCCAATGTTTATTGTGTTAACAATAGTTTAATATAGTTTATGAAGTAATTACTTTAAATGATCATAGTGGAGTAGGAAGTGGAAAATGCTTTGATGCATTACTATTAACTCAAATTAGGGCATCAAAGAAACTTGTCAGTGCTGCATCGTTGCCCGGCTCTGCTTTGTCACAGAAAGAAGGAGGGTTGAAAACTTCAGGGTCCTCAACTCCGAGCACCATGTCAAAGAAACTCAGACTGGAGATGAAACAGACAGTAACATAAAAGCCCCCGTCAGTCTAAAAGCATTCAGACATGGGCTCTTTCTCAATGCAGTGTTTCTCAAACAAGACCATAGTCCCTTCATCAGATACTCTATATGACTGTTTCATGATTTACGACTGCAATAACAAAACTGACTAAAATTGGGATTGTGTACCACTTACCTTAGAAGGGTTTGACGCTCAATGTTGTACCACCAGGCATGAACGGGCAGGCAGCCGAACTCAGTGAACGTGAGGAGGTAATCATCTGTAAGGAGTGTGCATGGACATCATAATAAAGTGTGCAGAGATGATACAAACCACTAGCTATGTGAACAGCATACCGATGGATTTATGGCAAGGTTTTGATTATATTTCTTAAGTCTCTCATGCTAAGGGAATTTAGCAGTGAATGTAAATAATAGTCCGTAGTTAGTCGGAGGTTTTCTAGAGTATCCGTCATTCACTCACCGTGAGGCTCTGCCACTGTTCCTGACCAGTTGTTGACCAGCAGCCCTTCTGCAGGAGCGGAAAGGCTCCCAATGATCACCTGTGATTGGAACTTGGCATCCCTGGGGATCTCCATTGGCTTCCAGGGATCCTTAAAGTGGACCTTCTCACAGGTTTGGTTATGGCGGAAGATTTGGTAAGCTATACCCTGAGAAGTTGAATAACATCGTCAGAATGGTTTTTATTTTTGGATGGAAATTGTCTTCACACTATATCATCATCCAGTACAACCCCCTGAATAACAATGATAATGTATAGAATATGTGTCTGTAAGATCAAACCTCTTTATAAAGAAGAAGGGTGTCTCTGTAGGTGGTGTGGTTGTCCTGGTCCAGAAGAAGTCGGAGGTGTACCCTCTCTTCAAAAGCATCATAGGAGAATTTCTCAACACCAAAAGTTTTCTCCTTGAGGATCGTCTGTTTGAATGTGTGATAGAAAATACACACATGATACCATTCAGAGATTATTTATAAAGAAAAGCATGCATATTTCATTTGAACATGAAAGATACAATATCAGGATATCTTTTAGTGCTCAtctcaattaaattaaatcaTACTGCAGTATATACACAGTAGCTCTTATTTATACAGCAAAATAAAATCACAGAATGGTTTTGGGTGCTGTAAAAACCTAGTACAAGTATGAGGAAGAATCTTTCACAGGTATCAAAGGTAGTGGTTTGTAAAAAAAGACAACGTGTAAAGATTTCTCTGGTGAGCTTGATATATTTTAAAGACTTACCAGTGCCATACTGCCCTCGACCAAAGGTGGGGATTCTTTAATGTGAAAGACATACATTTGTCATATTACAGTAATAAAAACAGGTAGAAAATGATTTCCCAAATAGAGATGCGATCTGGCATTCTTCATGCTATTTGCGTG encodes the following:
- the epdl2 gene encoding ependymin translates to MQAYLLFSISLCLAVGSLAERPHPCKSPPLVEGSMALTILKEKTFGVEKFSYDAFEERVHLRLLLDQDNHTTYRDTLLLYKEGIAYQIFRHNQTCEKVHFKDPWKPMEIPRDAKFQSQVIIGSLSAPAEGLLVNNWSGTVAEPHDDYLLTFTEFGCLPVHAWWYNIERQTLLSLSFFDMVLGVEDPEVFNPPSFCDKAEPGNDAALTSFFDALI
- the LOC120021691 gene encoding cytochrome c oxidase subunit 8B, mitochondrial-like, giving the protein MSGLLRTISTRTALALRGPTITQRASVFTRPAKDPLGPSESIIGLGLFALAILGPSGWILANIEDYKKKD